CCACCCGGCGGCGAACTGCAGACGTTGCTTGAAACACGAGACCTGCAGCACCTCCCCTTCTCTGTGCGAACGGAAGCGGGTGTCCGCCGCAGCGATGAAGAACTGCTCCGCGAACTCCAGCCGCTCATCGAGGGGAAACGTTTCGATCTCCTCCACGCGAACAGTGTAACGCTCGGTCGCTTCCTCGGACGACATCGCGATCAGTTCGATCTCCCCGTCACGGCTCATCTCCGCGATGTGATGAAGCTGTCGAAGACCGCAATCCGGGATCTCAGTTCTCTCGATCGTCTGATCGCCGTTTCCGGTTTCGTTTGCGATTACTATCTGAAACTCGGCGTGGAACCCTCGCAGATCGTCCGCATCTACAACGGCATCGATCCGGTGAGCGAAGAAACACCCTGCGATATTCGCAAGGAGATCGGCTGTGGTCCCGAAACGAAACTCGCGGCGACGATCGGTCAGATCGGGCTTCGCAAAGGACATGATACGCTCATCGCTGCGTTGCCGAAGATCGCGGTCGCTCATCCTGACTGGCAGTTTCTGATCATCGGCGAACGCTTTTCGGGTAAACAGGAGAGTCGCGACTACTTCGAGTCCCTGCAGGCCGCCGTTCATCAACACGAGTTGACCGCTCGGGTTCACTGGCTGGGAACCCGCAGCGATGTCCTCGGCATTCTGCCTCAGACCGATCTGCTGATCCACCCGGCTCGTCAGGAGCCGTTCGGGCGCGTCCTCCTGGAAGCCGCGATCACGCGAACGGCGATCGTCGCCACCGATGTCGGCGGGTCGCGGGAAATGCTCGACGACACCGCTCTGCTCGTCCCGCCCGATGATCCGGCTGCCCTCGCCACGGCCTGTCAACAGGTGATGGCCGACGCCAACCTGCGAAGTCAACTGGCCGAGCGAGCCGCGGCACGAATCCGCGAGCAGTTCTCGCTGCAACGAGCCGCGTCGGAGCACCGTGCTCTCTGGGAATCCGTTCTCTCCAGTGGAACGTAACTGGAATGCGAATTCACTTATGAGTATCGTGAAGGCTCACCAGATCACATCATGTTACACATCCAAAGAGGGACGTTCCGTGCTCACTCGCATTCTTGCTCTCTGCGCACTGGCCATGCTGATGGCCGGCTGCAATAACAATCCGACTCCCCAGGGCGAAGCCGGTTCCGGCGGCGACAAACTTCAGATCGCCGTCATTCCCAAGGGAACCACCCACGAATTCTGGAAGTCGGTCCACGCCGGCGCCCGTCAGGCCGCCGAGGAAGCGGGCAATGCGGAAATCATCTGGAAAG
The genomic region above belongs to Rubinisphaera margarita and contains:
- a CDS encoding glycosyltransferase family 4 protein; the encoded protein is MEPQRLRVLTMMEFPTALGGERSLLSVAGQLREQIEFSILAPPGGELQTLLETRDLQHLPFSVRTEAGVRRSDEELLRELQPLIEGKRFDLLHANSVTLGRFLGRHRDQFDLPVTAHLRDVMKLSKTAIRDLSSLDRLIAVSGFVCDYYLKLGVEPSQIVRIYNGIDPVSEETPCDIRKEIGCGPETKLAATIGQIGLRKGHDTLIAALPKIAVAHPDWQFLIIGERFSGKQESRDYFESLQAAVHQHELTARVHWLGTRSDVLGILPQTDLLIHPARQEPFGRVLLEAAITRTAIVATDVGGSREMLDDTALLVPPDDPAALATACQQVMADANLRSQLAERAAARIREQFSLQRAASEHRALWESVLSSGT